The genomic stretch ACCGGCACCACCGCGAAGGGCCGGGGCCCCTATTTCTTCGATCTTTTGAACCCTCGACACGCCCATGAGGGTTGACCGCACCCCCGCCGCCCTCCACTCTCCTCCATCGCGCTGACCTGCGGTAACGCAACGGAAACCAGTGATGAAGACGGTTCGAATCAGTTGACGGTGGGGAGAAGTGGAGTATGGTGGTGCGCAGTGGAGAGCCCGGTGCGCCAGCGCTGAGCGCTTCGCAAGGCACGGGAGGTGGGGCCGGTGTTCCTCGGCACCCATCAACCGCGTCTGGACGACAAGGGACGGCTGTTCCTGCCGGCTAAGTACCGTGAGGAGCTGGCGGAGGGTCTTGTGATCACCAAAGGCCAGGAGCGATGCCTCTACGTCTTTCCCGTGGAGGAGTTCCAGCGCATTACCGAGGCTCTCAGCACCGCCCCGGTCACCGCCAAGGCGGTGCGTGACTACAGCCGCGTCTTCTTCGCCAGCGCGTCCGACGAGAAGCCAGACAAACAAGGACGCATCACGATCCCGCAGAGCCTGCGTCAATACGCCGGTCTGGAGCGTGACTGCGTTGTCATCGGGGCCAACACCCGGCTGGAGATCTGGGACGCGGGGGCTTGGGACACCTACCTCAGCCAACAGGAGCAGGCGTTCGCCGATCTGTCGGAGGAGGTGCTGCCAGGGATCTTGTAGGAGTCACGGTCGATCCGTCGGTGATGTCGTTCGGCGAGGTCTCCACCCGCAACCACTGTCCGCCAACTGATGCACCTTCCCCGGTGTCAGAGGGCAGACGTCCACGAAGAGGGTGCGGATGGGGACCTGGCCGGGCGGCGCCGGGTGGGGACCCAGGAATGACCACGATCGACCGATAACCGCGTCATCCGCGAGCAAGGGCGCGAGAGGGGGGTTTGGAGATGGACGACAACGTCGGCACCGGCGGTCACGTTCCGGTGATGCTCGAGCGCGTTCTGGAGCTGCTCGGTCCCGCGCTGTCCGGGCCGGCGCCGGTCGTCGTCGACGCCAACCTCGGCCTCGGCGGCCACTCGGAGGCCCTGCTCGCCGCCTACCCGGCGCTGCACCTGATCGGGATCGACCGCGACCCGTTCGCGATCGAGTTCTCGGCCCGCAGGCTGAGCCCGTACGCAGGACGGATCACCCTGGTCCACGCCTCCTCCGGTGAGATGGCCGAGATCCTCGCCCGATCGGGGCACAGGACGGTCAACGGAGTGCTGTTCGACCTGGGGGTCTCCTCGCCGCAACTGGACGAGGCCGAGCGCGGGTTCGCCTATTCCTACGACGCGCCTCTCGACATGCGGATGGACACGGAGCAGGAGCTGACGGCGGAGACGGTGGTCAACACCTACTCGCACGCGGAGCTGACCCGGATCCTGCGCGACTACGGCGAGGAACGATTCGCTCCGCGTGTCGCGAACCTGATCATCAAGGAACGGGCTAAAGAGGCAATAACCTCGACGAAGCGGCTAGCGGACATCGTTCGCGAGGCGATTCCCGCCGCAACTCGGCGCACCGGGGGAAACCCCGCCAAGAGGACTTTTCAGGCGCTGCGCATCGAGGTGAACGCGGAGCTGACCGCCCTGGAGGTGGCGCTTCCGGCGGCGCTCGACGCACTGGCGCTGGGTGGGCGGGTCGTCGTGCTCTCGTACCACTCACTCGAGGACCGGCTCACCAAGCAGGCCCTCACGGCGCGAACCAGGGACACCAGCCCCCCCGGGCTGCCCGTCCCGCTGGAGGCTCATCAGCCCAGGTTCCGCATGCTGACGAGGGGAGCAGAGCTCCCAAGCGAAGAAGAGCTCGCCCGCAACCCGCGGGCGGCCTCTGCCCGGCTACGGGCGGCAGAGAGGATCCGTGTTGACGACTGAGCAGGAGACCGGCCGGGGTGCGGCCGCCCGTCGCGCGGTGCCCAAGACGGGCACGCGCCGGTACGCGGCGCCGCACCAGTCCAAGCCGCGGCCCCGTCCTGACACGCGCCCCGACACCGGCGCCAAGCGCGCCCCCGTCGGCGGGCAGAGCGCCGCGGAAGAGCTGCGGACCGGCGCGGAGAGCGCGCGCGAGGCGCGGGCGAGCGCCCGTCCCGTGCCGCGGCCGCGTCCCGCGCGCCGCCAGCGCACGCCGTTCGTGCTGCTCGTCGTCGGGCTGATGTCCGGCGGCCTGGTCAGCCTGCTGCTGCTCAACACCATGCTGGCCCAGGACACCATCACTGACGCGACCCTGCGCGAGGAGATCGCAGTGGCGCGGCGGGAGAACGAGAAGCTCGAGCAGGAATATCAGCTCAAGACGCAGCCCGACGCGATCGCCAAGCTGGCCGAGCAGCAGGGGCAGCAGCCCGACTGGGACAACGTCAACGGCTGGACCAGCGCCGGTGACCGGGTCGGCCAGGTGGACACGGAGCGGTGAGGGACTCAGGCGGCAGGGGACAGGGTCCCGGCCGCGGTGCTGGCGGCGCCGGCTCTCAAGGAGGGCCCGGCGCCGTTCGCCGTACGCCGGGCGGCCCGGGACGGGCAGGGCGCCAAGGCGGCTCTGCCCGTTCAGAGGGGGCGGGCCGCCCGGCGTCGCCGGAGAACCCGCCGCGCCAGCCACGCA from Nonomuraea polychroma encodes the following:
- the mraZ gene encoding division/cell wall cluster transcriptional repressor MraZ translates to MFLGTHQPRLDDKGRLFLPAKYREELAEGLVITKGQERCLYVFPVEEFQRITEALSTAPVTAKAVRDYSRVFFASASDEKPDKQGRITIPQSLRQYAGLERDCVVIGANTRLEIWDAGAWDTYLSQQEQAFADLSEEVLPGIL
- the rsmH gene encoding 16S rRNA (cytosine(1402)-N(4))-methyltransferase RsmH, producing MDDNVGTGGHVPVMLERVLELLGPALSGPAPVVVDANLGLGGHSEALLAAYPALHLIGIDRDPFAIEFSARRLSPYAGRITLVHASSGEMAEILARSGHRTVNGVLFDLGVSSPQLDEAERGFAYSYDAPLDMRMDTEQELTAETVVNTYSHAELTRILRDYGEERFAPRVANLIIKERAKEAITSTKRLADIVREAIPAATRRTGGNPAKRTFQALRIEVNAELTALEVALPAALDALALGGRVVVLSYHSLEDRLTKQALTARTRDTSPPGLPVPLEAHQPRFRMLTRGAELPSEEELARNPRAASARLRAAERIRVDD